Within Hydrogenispora ethanolica, the genomic segment ACAGGATTTTTTGAGCGCCGCCTTCTAATAATATTGGACGGAGGTGTTCTCGTGTACAATAATCAGAACCAGAATCAGTTTATGAAGGCTCAGAATTACAACGCCAAGGTGAATATGGAGAACTCTTCGGAGTTGGCTCAATCGCAAGGGCAGATCAGCCGGTTACTGCTCTCCAAAGCATCCTCGGGTCAGTTCGAGTTTGCTTCGATGAGCCCGGCGCGGCCCCAGAGTCAGAGCGCGAATAGTAGCCTCCAGAGTCAGCTAGAGGTTGATCGGTCGGCCGGACAGATCAGCCAAATCTTGTCGAGCCAGTCCAAGTAGCGGCTGGGTTTTGAGTAGTGGTTTCTGGTTACGGATCACTTTCCAGATAGAAAGGCCGAAGCGCCTTTCTATTTCTTTTATCCGCGGACTTTTCGGCGGCGGCGAAAATAGTTTTAAGGAGGAAAGGGAAGAATAACTGCAAAAAAATCAGGAGGATTCCATGCTTGAACAATTAAGCGAGCCGATGGTCAAGGCGATGTTTGAAACATTGCCGATGGAGATCACGGTCATCGACGCGGACGACGAGGTGGCCGGCTGGAATCAACATGAGACCCGGTTATTCACGCGGCCCATGACCTGCATGGGCATGAATTTCCGGCAATGCCATCCGGAACGGAGCCTCGCCAAGGTGGAGGCCATCGTCAACGAGATGAAAGCCGGCACCCGGGACAATGCCCGCTTTTGGATCGATCTGCCCTGCGGCGCCGATGGGGCCAAACATAAGATTCTGATCGAATTTTTTGCGCTGCGCGATGATCACGGCCAGTATCTGGGGTGTATGGAATGCACCCGGGATATCGAACAGATCCGCAATCTCCAGGGTGAACAGCGATTGTTGGATTCCTAAACGAAGAGCGGAGACATTCAAGCCCCGCTCTTCATGGCATCTCTTGCGCTTATCCCGAAGCGGATACGTAACCAGGTTTACAGAAACATTTTTGGAATCAGACTGATCCTTGCCGCGCTAATTGTCTAAAACCTGACCTCTCCCCCTGTCCCCTCCCCGGCGGTATTTCAT encodes:
- a CDS encoding PAS domain-containing protein, which gives rise to MLEQLSEPMVKAMFETLPMEITVIDADDEVAGWNQHETRLFTRPMTCMGMNFRQCHPERSLAKVEAIVNEMKAGTRDNARFWIDLPCGADGAKHKILIEFFALRDDHGQYLGCMECTRDIEQIRNLQGEQRLLDS